One Salvia splendens isolate huo1 chromosome 22, SspV2, whole genome shotgun sequence DNA segment encodes these proteins:
- the LOC121787494 gene encoding uncharacterized protein LOC121787494 encodes MPQIPFELIRQVQIRARSAAGLPDYDPSDPTLPALPSLSATIAAADASPTERRCRSCKALLLRGSESIVCLYCGIGPHYDAVPDPIRFTSTVGYQWLLRSLHLDGSEMVDPTSKVNQGKVQSSPKDSTPLSAFLDFKIVCPAENVNGVNSSSDKPLVLTGVAPDKFFLISKSNGISDTPTDQPSEPKWVEADNSEDAAALGNQDLFQNVHSSKPAVSSSEQKTSRALSGWEADFQFPDSENQLGGQMSSEHVVASSEGFDIKFEDPVPFQRSMGSNADLGAQLDSVYGLGENPNDGKPNESASVPTAVGDWNSDDMWNNLGSSFPDLSGGFDDPFSTKIEPRNDPTPGFSEDLSTSVDFDMFQDFQSPANYADVTKNKTTSEEPTATDEDVFEDWNDFASSTSLQAPPQNDHVSSSENKPTEGDLFSFDSKLEGDNKSSDRDVFSFDNMFGDVKKPSDSDLFSFDNKPSDGDLFSFDNKFEDDKKSPERDLFSFDGDFGGDFSGYSQPNAPAPGNVVMSDDPTSIWFGDMSSPSLESVQAASNEDASGQSSKDGVKILMSQMHDLSFMLETDLSIPSDSDDHKPVRIQKD; translated from the exons ATGCCCCAAATTCCGTTTGAATTGATCCGACAAGTCCAGATCCGTGCGCGTTCAGCGGCGGGGCTGCCCGATTACGACCCGTCGGATCCTACACTGCCCGCTCTCCCGTCTCTCTCGGCCACAATAGCCGCCGCCGACGCTTCGCCGACGGAACGCCGCTGCCGGAGCTGTAAAGCCTTGCTGCTTAGAGGATCGGAGTCTATTGTCTGCTTGTACTGCGGCATCGGCCCCCATTACGACGCCGTTCCGGATCCCATCCGCTTCACCTCCACCGTTGGCTACCAGTGGCTGCTCCGCTCGCTCCACCTCGATGGATCG GAAATGGTTGATCCAACCAGTAAAGTTAACCAAGGTAAAGTTCAGAGCTCGCCTAAAGATTCAACTCCATTGTCTGCATTCTTAGACTTCAAGATAGTGTGTCCAGCTGAAAATGTGAACGGAGTGAATAGCTCCTCCGATAAACCTTTGGTTTTGACTGGAGTAGCTCCGGATAAATTCTTCTTGATATCTAAGAGTAATGGCATCTCTGATACGCCTACCGACCAACCATCTGAGCCTAAATGGGTTGAGGCTGACAATTCAGAAGATGCTGCAGCTCTTGGCAATCAAGATTTGTTTCAAAATGTCCATTCATCCAAGCCGGCTGTCAGCTCTTCCGAGCAGAAGACTAGCAGAGCTCTTTCTGGATGGGAGGCGGATTTTCAGTTCCCCGATTCTGAAAATCAGCTTGGTGGTCAGATGTCATCTGAGCATGTTGTAGCTTCCTCAGAAGGTTTTGATATCAAATTTGAAGATCCAGTGCCCTTTCAGAGATCCATGGGTTCGAATGCTGATCTTGGTGCTCAACTCGATTCAGTGTATGGCCTTGGGGAAAATCCGAATGATGGGAAACCAAATGAGAGTGCATCCGTTCCTACAGCAGTTGGTGACTGGAATTCGGATGATATGTGGAATAATCTGGGGTCAAGTTTCCCCGATTTGTCTGGTGGATTTGATGATCCTTTCAGTACTAAGATTGAGCCTCGAAATGACCCTACACCAGGCTTCTCGGAAGATCTTTCTACCAGTGTTGATTTTGATATGTTCCAGGACTTCCAGTCGCCAGCGAACTATGCAGATGTTACTAAGAATAAGACCACGAGCGAGGAGCCTACAGCAACGGATGAGGATGTATTTGAAGACTGGAACGATTTTGCTAGCTCTACTAGCTTACAAGCTCCTCCCCAGAATGATCACGTCTCGAGTTCTGAAAATAAGCCCACAGAGGGAGATTTGTTCAGCTTTGACAGTAAGCTTGAAGGTGACAACAAGTCCTCTGACAGAGATGTATTCAGCTTTGACAATATGTTTGGAGATGTCAAGAAGCCCTCAGATAGTGATTTATTCAGCTTCGACAACAAGCCCTCAGATGGAGATTTATTCAGCTTTGACAATAAGTTTGAAGACGACAAAAAGTCCCCAGAGAGAGATTTATTCAGCTTTGATGGTGATTTTGGAGGAGATTTCAGCGGCTACTCTCAACCTAATGCTCCTGCACCAGGCAATGTTGTTATGTCAGATGATCCTACTTCAATCTG GTTTGGCGACATGAGCTCCCCTTCCCTTGAATCCGTGCAAGCTGCAAGCAATGAAGATGCGTCTGGACAGTCCTCGAAGGATGGTGTGAAGATATTGATGTCCCAGATGCACGATCTTTCTTTCATGCTTGAAACAGACCTTTCTATTCCATCCGACTCAGACGACCATAAGCCTGTCCGAATCCAAAAAGATTGA